A stretch of Microbulbifer bruguierae DNA encodes these proteins:
- the smc gene encoding chromosome segregation protein SMC, producing the protein MRLKCIKLAGFKSFVDPTTVYFPSNLSAVVGPNGCGKSNTIDAVRWVMGESSAKNLRGDSMTDVIFNGSSGRKPVGQASIELVFDNSAGKLTGEYAAFSEISVKRKVTRDGQNNYYLNGEKCRRRDVTDLFLGTGLGPRSYAIIEQGMISKLIEAKPEELRVFIEEAAGISKYKERRRDTENRMRRTKENLERLTDIRDELDRQLSRLERQSAAAEKYSRFKEEERTHKAHLQVLRYRDLDEQAKAKQQQIGELELTVEELVTRQVSCDTGIEEQRVAYHDLSDAFNEVQGRFYSVGADIARLEQSISHARERNAQLQADCARTEREFGESQSLLAADQERALEFDAELEVIVPDLEMVQAAEEESAQTLLTAEDQMRDWQNEWDQFNQGASGSRQRAEVQQSRIQHLETSTQRLQERISKLKNEGDSLAGSGDDSELDQQNEELAELDMQLAELRESVAEQLEQLADMRRQETEIAAELDKERLQLQTSRGRQASLEALQQAAMGQGKSVASWLEQQGLQDHPRLAEQISAQSGWETAVETVLGPQLQAVCVEQIESLRESLASLEGGQAVFVDGRSVAPAGAGSLPKLADVVQGPISLIGLIDGIYTAEDLTTALSQREQLNGGESIVTRDGLWIGPNWLRVSRGADAEAGVLARKQELEQLESALAECEARIEELSDTREQLRTRAGELESGIEQSRNNAEQLNRRTGDLRSQLSAQRARQEQMDERRRRIEQEMAEVREQMDVEAESISEARIVLQEALEAMSDDTDRRESLLARREELREALDAARQRAREDKDRAHELAMREQSVRTQKVSLERTLQVLSEQVQRLQDRREELQQQVEDAQDPSQDFQGELEEKLAQRIDVENELSEARKQLEDVETSLRSQEQERHKAESALQGVRAQLEQQRLAAQTLETQRNGLVEQLRESDHDVAVLLEELPDGLTIDAVQQDIELVAARISRLGPINLAAIDEYKQESERKNYLDRQFNDLNDALETLENAIRRIDKETRTRFRETFDQVNSGLQELFPKVFGGGHAYLELTGEDLLDTGIAIMARPPGKRNSTIHLLSGGEKALTAIALVFSIFRLNPAPFCMLDEVDAPLDDANVGRYARMVKEMSAHVQFIYITHNKIAMEMADQLLGVTMHEPGVSRLVSVDVEEAAELASA; encoded by the coding sequence ATGCGTTTGAAGTGCATCAAGTTGGCCGGGTTCAAGTCCTTCGTCGACCCGACCACCGTTTACTTCCCCTCTAACCTTAGCGCCGTGGTCGGCCCCAATGGTTGTGGCAAGTCCAATACCATCGACGCCGTACGCTGGGTGATGGGCGAATCTTCCGCAAAGAACCTGCGGGGTGATTCCATGACGGACGTAATCTTCAACGGCTCCAGTGGCCGCAAGCCCGTTGGACAGGCTTCAATCGAACTCGTGTTCGACAATTCCGCAGGCAAGCTCACCGGCGAATACGCTGCGTTCAGCGAGATTTCCGTCAAGCGTAAGGTGACCCGTGACGGTCAGAACAACTACTACCTGAACGGTGAGAAGTGTCGTCGTCGGGATGTGACCGACCTGTTCCTGGGTACCGGTCTCGGCCCCCGTTCCTACGCGATTATCGAACAGGGCATGATCTCCAAGTTGATCGAGGCCAAGCCTGAGGAACTGCGAGTATTCATTGAGGAAGCTGCAGGTATTTCCAAGTACAAGGAGCGCCGCCGCGATACTGAAAATCGTATGCGTCGCACCAAGGAAAATCTCGAGCGGTTAACGGATATCCGCGACGAACTCGATCGCCAGTTGTCCCGTCTTGAACGCCAGTCTGCTGCCGCAGAGAAATACAGCCGCTTTAAGGAAGAGGAGCGCACGCACAAGGCGCACTTGCAGGTTCTCAGATACCGCGACCTGGACGAACAGGCGAAGGCTAAACAACAGCAGATTGGTGAGCTGGAACTCACCGTCGAAGAGCTGGTCACTCGCCAGGTAAGTTGTGATACCGGCATTGAAGAGCAACGGGTGGCCTATCACGATCTGTCCGATGCGTTCAATGAAGTTCAGGGGCGTTTCTATTCCGTGGGCGCAGATATCGCGCGCCTGGAGCAGAGTATTTCACACGCGCGCGAGCGCAATGCCCAGTTGCAAGCAGATTGTGCCCGTACCGAGCGGGAATTCGGCGAGTCCCAGTCACTGCTGGCCGCGGATCAGGAGAGGGCACTGGAGTTCGATGCCGAGCTTGAAGTGATTGTGCCGGATCTGGAAATGGTACAGGCCGCGGAGGAAGAGTCCGCCCAGACCCTGCTGACCGCCGAAGACCAGATGCGCGACTGGCAAAATGAATGGGACCAGTTCAATCAGGGGGCTTCAGGCTCCCGGCAGAGAGCCGAGGTGCAGCAATCCCGAATTCAGCACCTGGAAACCTCGACTCAGCGTCTGCAGGAACGCATCAGCAAGCTCAAAAACGAGGGCGATAGCCTCGCCGGTAGCGGCGATGACAGTGAGCTGGACCAACAGAACGAGGAACTCGCCGAACTGGATATGCAGCTCGCCGAGCTGCGTGAATCCGTTGCCGAACAGTTGGAGCAGCTGGCGGACATGCGCCGTCAGGAAACCGAAATTGCTGCCGAGCTGGACAAAGAGCGTCTGCAGCTGCAGACCAGTCGCGGTCGCCAGGCCTCGCTGGAGGCGCTGCAGCAGGCGGCCATGGGGCAGGGTAAGTCGGTAGCCAGTTGGCTGGAGCAGCAGGGGTTACAGGATCACCCACGCCTGGCGGAGCAAATCAGCGCGCAATCCGGCTGGGAAACCGCGGTAGAAACGGTCCTTGGCCCCCAGTTGCAGGCAGTGTGCGTCGAACAGATCGAATCGCTGCGGGAGTCGCTCGCTAGTCTCGAAGGCGGTCAGGCGGTATTTGTCGATGGCCGCAGTGTGGCTCCGGCTGGTGCTGGTAGCCTGCCGAAACTGGCGGATGTGGTTCAGGGCCCGATTTCATTGATTGGCCTGATTGATGGTATCTACACCGCCGAGGACCTGACCACGGCACTGTCCCAGCGCGAACAGCTCAACGGTGGCGAGTCCATCGTTACCCGCGACGGTCTCTGGATCGGTCCCAATTGGCTGCGGGTCAGTCGCGGCGCTGATGCGGAAGCCGGCGTGCTGGCGCGCAAGCAGGAACTTGAACAGCTTGAGAGCGCCCTGGCGGAGTGCGAGGCTCGCATCGAGGAACTGTCGGATACCCGCGAGCAATTACGAACACGTGCCGGTGAACTGGAATCCGGTATCGAGCAGTCGCGCAATAACGCAGAGCAATTGAACCGTCGCACGGGTGACCTGCGTAGCCAGCTGTCCGCGCAGCGCGCGCGCCAGGAACAGATGGATGAGCGTCGTCGCCGTATCGAGCAGGAAATGGCTGAAGTGCGCGAGCAGATGGATGTGGAGGCTGAGTCCATTTCAGAGGCCCGCATCGTGTTGCAGGAAGCGCTGGAAGCGATGAGCGACGATACCGATCGCCGCGAATCCCTGCTGGCCCGCCGGGAAGAATTGCGCGAAGCACTCGATGCCGCTCGCCAGCGCGCGCGGGAGGACAAGGATCGCGCCCATGAGCTGGCCATGCGCGAGCAGTCCGTGCGCACGCAAAAGGTTTCCCTGGAGCGAACCCTGCAGGTATTGAGCGAGCAGGTACAGAGACTGCAGGATCGTCGCGAGGAGTTGCAACAGCAGGTCGAGGACGCCCAGGATCCCTCCCAGGATTTCCAGGGGGAACTGGAAGAAAAGCTCGCGCAGCGGATTGATGTGGAAAACGAGTTGAGCGAAGCGCGCAAACAACTTGAAGACGTCGAGACCAGTCTGCGCAGTCAGGAGCAGGAGCGCCACAAGGCGGAGTCTGCGCTACAGGGGGTGCGCGCCCAGCTGGAGCAGCAGCGCCTTGCTGCTCAGACCCTGGAAACTCAGCGCAATGGCCTGGTCGAACAGCTGCGTGAATCCGATCACGATGTGGCGGTGTTGCTGGAAGAGCTCCCGGATGGCCTTACCATAGACGCGGTGCAGCAGGATATCGAGCTGGTTGCTGCGCGTATCTCCCGTCTCGGCCCGATCAACCTCGCCGCCATTGACGAGTACAAGCAGGAATCCGAGCGCAAGAATTATCTGGATCGGCAGTTCAACGATCTCAACGATGCTCTCGAAACCCTGGAAAATGCCATCCGGCGTATCGATAAGGAAACCCGTACCCGCTTCAGGGAAACGTTCGACCAGGTAAACAGCGGTCTGCAGGAACTCTTCCCGAAAGTCTTCGGCGGTGGCCACGCCTATCTGGAATTGACCGGGGAAGATCTGCTGGATACCGGGATTGCCATCATGGCGCGCCCACCGGGCAAGCGTAACAGCACCATTCATCTGCTCTCGGGCGGGGAAAAGGCGCTGACGGCTATCGCTCTGGTATTTTCCATTTTCCGTCTGAACCCGGCTCCTTTCTGTATGCTGGATGAGGTGGATGCACCACTGGATGATGCGAACGTCGGTCGTTATGCGCGTATGGTGAAAGAAATGTCGGCCCACGTGCAGTTCATTTACATTACCCACAACAAGATTGCCATGGAAATGGCTGACCAGTTGCTTGGGGTTACCATGCATGAGCCGGGCGTATCGCGCCTGGTATCGGTGGATGTGGAAGAGGCCGCGGAGCTGGCGTCGGCATAA
- the ccmI gene encoding c-type cytochrome biogenesis protein CcmI, whose product MIDLWLILVLLLLPLAVFVAWPLLRWRAGSPAGEAQVLSAQAVLFREHLAELEASRASGAVDDAQYQSMKAELARKLLAEEGEGYRLKERRNGGRGLLAGLALLIPLAAVGLYFYWGAHSDLALYREMLASQAGETDMVAEARITQQLRERATTHPEDISSRYVLAQRLMVSNDIDGAVTQYREILAREPGASNIRAELAQALFFAGGSQVTAEVAEQVARVLDAQPANPTALGLAGIAAFERREFEAARNYWQRALAQMQPGSNAAQALAAGVVRAENAMAEAGAGSAAPPGSERPAQSTPAQLADSAHSQIESAVAPEKTENSIRVMVSLAETVNASPQTPVFVYARTADSPMPLAIVRLTAADLPTEVVLDESRAMMPGRSLKTVDQVRLVARLAVGGNARPAPGDWQGQIEVLPRSDWTKPVNIAIDQQI is encoded by the coding sequence ATGATTGATCTCTGGTTGATTCTGGTATTACTGCTGCTGCCGCTGGCGGTGTTTGTCGCCTGGCCGCTGTTGCGGTGGCGTGCTGGTAGTCCGGCGGGCGAGGCCCAGGTGCTGTCTGCGCAGGCTGTGTTGTTCCGGGAGCATCTGGCGGAGCTGGAAGCTTCCCGTGCCAGCGGCGCGGTCGATGATGCGCAGTACCAGTCGATGAAGGCGGAGCTTGCGCGCAAATTGTTGGCGGAAGAGGGCGAGGGCTATCGCCTGAAAGAGCGGCGCAATGGTGGCCGCGGCCTGTTAGCCGGCCTCGCGCTGCTGATTCCCCTGGCGGCAGTGGGTTTGTATTTTTACTGGGGTGCGCATAGCGACCTGGCGCTGTATCGGGAAATGTTGGCCAGCCAGGCTGGGGAGACCGATATGGTGGCGGAGGCGCGCATCACTCAGCAGTTACGGGAGCGGGCCACTACGCACCCGGAGGATATTTCCAGTCGCTACGTGTTGGCGCAGCGCCTGATGGTAAGCAACGACATCGATGGTGCCGTGACGCAGTACCGGGAAATTTTGGCTCGCGAACCGGGTGCATCCAATATTCGTGCAGAGCTGGCTCAGGCGCTGTTCTTTGCTGGTGGCTCACAGGTGACCGCGGAAGTGGCTGAGCAAGTTGCCCGGGTCCTGGATGCCCAGCCTGCTAACCCGACCGCCTTAGGGTTGGCCGGTATTGCGGCCTTCGAGCGTCGTGAGTTCGAGGCGGCGCGCAATTACTGGCAGCGGGCGCTGGCGCAGATGCAGCCGGGCTCCAACGCTGCGCAGGCACTCGCCGCCGGTGTGGTCCGTGCGGAAAACGCCATGGCCGAAGCGGGAGCTGGTTCCGCAGCCCCCCCCGGTTCTGAACGCCCGGCTCAGAGCACCCCCGCGCAGCTGGCGGATTCCGCTCACTCGCAAATTGAATCTGCTGTTGCGCCTGAGAAAACTGAAAACAGCATTCGCGTGATGGTTTCGCTGGCGGAAACCGTGAACGCGTCCCCGCAAACCCCGGTGTTTGTATATGCGCGCACAGCAGATAGCCCGATGCCGTTGGCAATTGTGCGCCTGACCGCGGCGGACCTGCCCACTGAGGTGGTGCTGGATGAGTCCAGGGCGATGATGCCCGGGCGGTCACTCAAAACGGTGGATCAGGTGCGGCTTGTTGCCCGTCTGGCCGTGGGCGGCAATGCTCGCCCGGCACCCGGTGACTGGCAGGGGCAGATCGAAGTCCTGCCGCGCAGTGACTGGACCAAACCGGTGAATATCGCGATCGACCAGCAAATCTGA
- a CDS encoding cytochrome c-type biogenesis protein, whose amino-acid sequence MLKRKKQRSPLVALPLLALPFLLVASLLVATHSRASVEVEQLSSPELQARYQVLIEEMRCPKCQNQNLAGSDSMVATDLRREIRRLLEEGFSDQEVSDYMVARYGDFVLYRPPLQRNTLALWLAPGVFAALGLLSLVIVVARSRNGRGGIQGEATQELSVEEQQRLAQILDDGEQGGSKHND is encoded by the coding sequence GTGCTCAAACGAAAGAAACAGAGGTCCCCGCTTGTCGCGCTGCCCCTGCTTGCGCTCCCTTTTCTGTTGGTGGCGTCTCTGTTGGTGGCGACCCATTCCCGGGCGTCGGTTGAGGTGGAGCAGCTTTCCAGTCCGGAGTTGCAGGCCCGCTATCAGGTTCTGATCGAAGAGATGCGTTGTCCGAAATGTCAGAATCAGAATCTTGCCGGCTCCGACTCCATGGTGGCGACGGATCTGCGACGGGAGATTCGCCGTCTGCTGGAGGAGGGTTTCAGTGATCAGGAGGTCAGTGATTACATGGTGGCCCGCTACGGCGACTTTGTACTTTATCGCCCGCCGCTTCAGCGCAATACCCTGGCCCTCTGGCTGGCGCCCGGTGTATTCGCGGCGCTGGGATTGTTGAGCCTTGTGATTGTTGTGGCGCGCTCCCGTAATGGTCGCGGCGGCATTCAGGGCGAAGCGACTCAGGAATTGAGTGTGGAAGAGCAGCAGCGATTGGCGCAGATACTGGATGATGGCGAACAGGGCGGAAGTAAGCACAATGATTGA
- a CDS encoding IMPACT family protein, whose product MSYQILCSPVVIETEEKKSRFICWLGPVTDKAAFLRQLEIIRALYPDASHHCTALVIGNPSNPEMMQADDDGEPGGSAGRPMLELLLKQEVGNVGAVVTRYFGGTKLGVGGLMRAYRGAVGAALRVAQLQPFVAECQVIVACEFAQESRLRFLVGQYRGHCLEADYSSRVRVGLQLPEDQWPLLQEQLLAEGFLILEDGG is encoded by the coding sequence GTGAGCTATCAGATTCTCTGCTCTCCCGTTGTCATTGAGACCGAAGAAAAAAAGAGCCGCTTTATCTGCTGGTTGGGACCAGTAACGGATAAAGCGGCTTTTTTGCGACAACTGGAAATTATTCGCGCGCTGTACCCGGATGCTTCGCACCACTGTACGGCACTGGTCATCGGCAATCCGAGTAATCCCGAAATGATGCAGGCGGACGATGACGGTGAGCCCGGTGGAAGCGCCGGTCGTCCGATGCTTGAGTTACTGCTGAAGCAGGAAGTAGGTAATGTCGGTGCAGTCGTGACCCGGTATTTCGGTGGTACCAAGCTTGGTGTCGGCGGGTTGATGCGGGCATACCGTGGCGCTGTGGGCGCGGCACTGAGGGTTGCTCAATTGCAGCCGTTTGTTGCCGAGTGTCAGGTCATTGTGGCCTGTGAATTTGCGCAGGAATCCCGTTTGCGATTTTTGGTGGGCCAGTATCGGGGTCATTGTCTGGAGGCGGACTACAGCAGTCGCGTGCGTGTTGGATTGCAATTACCGGAAGATCAGTGGCCGCTGTTGCAGGAGCAATTGCTTGCCGAAGGGTTTCTGATTCTCGAGGATGGGGGTTAA
- a CDS encoding DsbE family thiol:disulfide interchange protein, with translation MARLKLFLPLIIFAALALLFWRGLSLNPQEMPSALVNKPVPDFALLDVESNRELNKADLPDKPLLLNVWATWCVSCRVEHPYLNKLAEEGVPIVGINLKDDNEAALKWLEKFHNPYVFSVADVEGRLALDLGVFGAPETFLVDAGGTIRCKHVGVVDDRIWQTKLQPLYDRLQKQPWDAFAGELSDSLLSRCH, from the coding sequence ATGGCAAGGCTGAAGCTTTTTTTACCACTGATTATTTTTGCTGCGCTTGCGTTGTTATTTTGGCGGGGCCTGTCCCTAAACCCGCAGGAAATGCCCTCTGCTCTGGTGAACAAGCCGGTGCCGGACTTTGCCTTGCTGGATGTGGAGTCCAACCGCGAGCTGAATAAGGCGGACCTCCCCGACAAGCCGCTGTTGCTCAATGTTTGGGCCACCTGGTGCGTTTCCTGTCGCGTGGAACACCCCTATCTCAACAAGTTGGCGGAAGAGGGGGTGCCCATTGTTGGCATCAACCTGAAAGACGATAACGAAGCGGCGTTGAAATGGCTGGAAAAATTCCACAACCCTTACGTATTTTCAGTTGCGGATGTGGAAGGCCGGTTGGCGCTGGACCTTGGTGTATTCGGCGCACCGGAAACGTTTCTGGTGGATGCCGGTGGCACCATCCGCTGCAAGCACGTGGGCGTCGTAGACGATCGGATCTGGCAGACGAAGTTACAGCCACTTTACGATCGATTACAGAAGCAACCCTGGGACGCATTTGCCGGTGAGCTATCAGATTCTCTGCTCTCCCGTTGTCATTGA